The Novibacillus thermophilus genome segment CCCTCGTCACTTCTCCCGAGATCCTGTTGTTGGACGAGCCGTTTAGCGCCCTTGACGCATTGACCAAAATGCGGCTGCAAGATTTACTGCTCGATGTCTGGAACGAATGCCGATCCACGATGCTGCTCGTCACACACGATATCGACGAGGCTCTCTATTTGTGCGATCGGTTGCTCGTATTGCGCGGCCAGCCGGGAGAACTGTTTCGCGACGTTGCGGTCGAACGAGGACGACTGCGTTCCAGAGGAGATTACCGTGTGGCTGAACAGAAGAAAGCCATTTTGGACACGTTGAATTTGACGCACAGCTCCTCTAGTCGACGGGAACGACCTGATTCATAACGAATACTCTTTCCGATATTTTCAACGAAAATCGCCCGTTTCAATCGAAACGGGCGAAGCGGATTACTCCGTCTCAAGGGGGTAGTACCCTTCTTCGTTGTGGACCTCCTGTCCTGTGAGGGGCGGGTTGAAGACGCACACCATGCGCATGTCGGTTTTAGCCCGCAAGTAGTGTTTCTCGTTTCCGTCAAGGGCGTACATGGTACCGGCTTTGATCGGATACACTTTGCCGTCTTTCAGTGTTTCCACTTCCCCTTCTCCTTCGATACAGTAGACGGCTTCAAGGTGGTGTTTGTACCAAATGAACGTTTCGGTTCCGGCGTAAATGATAGTGTCATTCAAGGTAAATCCCATGTTGTCCTTCTTGAGCAAGAAACGGCGACTCGTCCAATTTTTATCGGATGTCTCGTTCTCTGTCCCGACAATGTCATCGAGCGATTTCACAATCATAGTTAAGCTCCCTTCGTAACCATAAGTTAATGGTGTAACACGTGTTGTATGCTTTTTTCCAGAATGTTGAGGCCGAGCGTCAGTCCTTCTTCGTCAATAGTGAGTGGAGGAAGGAGTTTCACTACCTCATCTTCTGGGCCCGACGTTTCGATAATCAGGCCGGACTCAAAAGCGTCGCGACAAATTTGACTGGCCAGCCCTTCTGGACCGCACGCAATTCCTTGCATCAGACCTCTGCCGCGTGCTTCTCCTTGCAACTCAGGGTATTTCTCGACCAGCACTTCCAACGTAGCCCGAACCTTTTCGCCTTTTTCTCGCACGGAGATCGAAAACGAGTCGTCTTTCCAGAAAGACAAGGCTTCCGTTGCGGCGACGAAGGCCAGGTTGTTTCCGCGGAATGTCCCGTTGTGCTCGCCCGGGCCCCACTGATCGTATTCCGGTTTAATCAACGTCAAGGCCATGGGCAATCCGATTCCGCCGATGGACTTAGACAGGCAAACGACGTCCGGTTGAAGCCCGGCCGGTTCAAAACTGAAAAAAGTTCCCGTCCGGCCGCATCCTGCCTGAACATCGTCGACGATGAGCAGAATGCCCCAACGTCGACAAATCTCCTCAACTTTTTTCAGCCATTCAAAACTGGCTGTGTTCACACCCCCTTCACCCTGCACCGTTTCGAGAATGATGGCGGCGGGGAGTGCGACGCCGCTCCCTTTGTCCTCTAGGAACATCTCTAAATACGAGATTGAATCGTGTCCCTCCATGTAGCCATCAAACGGCATCGAGACGCTATGATGCAGGGGGATACCGGCTCCATGCCGTTTGAAGGCGTTGCCTGTTACAGACAGTGAACCGATGGTCATGCCGTGAAAAGCGTTGGTGAAGCTGATCACTGTTTCGCGACCCGTCACCTTGCGGGCGATTTTGAGCGCGCTCTCGACTGCATTCGTTCCGGTCGGTCCGGGAAACATCACTTTGTAGTCGAGATTCCGAGGTTTCAGAATGACGTCGTGAAAGCGTTGGAGAAACGTTTTTCTGGCCGTCGTCCCCATGTCCAAACTGTGGGTGATGCCGTTTTGTTGAATGTAGTCGATGATTTTCTCTTGCATCTTGTCGTGGTTGTGTCCGTAGTTTAGGGCGCCAGCACCGGAGAAGAAATCGATATACTCGTTGCCGTCTTCATCCCACAACTTGTAGCCTTTGGACTTTTCAAACACGGTCGGCCAGTTTCGGCTGTAGCTGCGAACGGCAGACTCCAGTTCATCAAACACTTTCATCTTGTCGTCTAACGTAACGGTTGCCACTCAAGATCAATCCTTCCAGTTTAATTTAAGTAAAAAATGGCCCAACGCGGTAAATCAGCTCGTCTTCGTGCCCATTTTCTGGAAAATCTTCAGTGGAAAAACACTCCCTCACCTCACAAACGGTATTCAGTTTTTTCGCTAATCCTTGGAACAAATTTTGTGACGGAATGTTCGAAGGGGAGACGGTTGCTTCGAGAAAGTGAACGTGTTCGCACGAGGAACGCCCGAGTAAGTTGAGTAACATGCGCGTGCCCAAACCTTTACCGCGCTCGGCCTCGTCGACGGCAACCTGCCAGATAAACAGCGTGTCCGGAGCTGCAGGCTGAATAAAGCCTGAGACGAAACCGACGATATGTCCACGCTGTTCGATGACAACGGACGTGTCGGCGAAATACTCACACCACATGAGGTAGCTGTATGGAGAGTTGAGGTCGAGTACACTGGAGTTTTTGATCAAAGTCCATACGTCGGCACCGTCATCTTTAACCGGCTTACGGAAGGAATAATCGCCTCTCGTCTGTTTTTCAATCGTCGCGGTGGCAGACTTTTCACTATTGATGTTTTCACCTCCCCATTTTGTATTCCTTATAACCATAATCAGAAGATGCCTATCCGTCAAAAGTGTTTAGATGCGATAAATGTGGTTATGCCGTTGTCAATTGGGAAGGGAACCGATTAAGTACCTCACGGATGGTTTAACTTGTATATGAAGCGTTATAAACCTGCGCTGGTTGTTTTCGCAAGCCTTGCGAGCTGTCGCATAGGTTGCTATACTGGCGATAAATGCAAAGGAGAGAGACCATGACCTACCAGTTAATCGCATTGGATTTGGACGGTACGCTTCTCACGGACGAAAAGGACATTACGCTGCCCACGTTGAATTTACTCGTGCAGCTTCAGCAAGAAGGGAAGTATATTGCGATTTGCACGGGGCGTTCAGCGTTGTCAGTCCAGCCGCTGTTAGAACATGAAAGTTTTGCGACCCACTTGATCACGGATAACGGCGGGACCGTAAAGGAGCTGACAACGGACCAAACCCTCTACACGAATACCATCCCCCGTTCGTTTTTAGCAGCGATGAGAGAGGTCATGCAAGAGTACAACGTCCACTGTGACGTGACGACAGCAAGCGGCGTTTACGTCGAGACGTTAACCGAGAAAATGGCTGAGCAGTACAACCGGTACTTGATCAAACCGATGGCCATCGGGGATCTGCGTCAAACGCCTGAGGATCCGTTAAAATTCACTATTTCAGGTGAAGCGGCAGTCCTGGATAAAATGGTCCCTGTCTTAAAGTCGCAATATGGGGAAGAGTTGAACATCGTACGCAGTGGAGAATACTTTATTGACATCGTGAAGGAGGGCACGACGAAAGGAAAAGCGTTAGCCATGTTGGCCAACCACCTGAACGTGAAGCCGAAAGGCGTTGTGGCGATTGGGAACTACTACAACGATTTGGACATGTTGCAGTATGCGGGGCTGGGAATCGCCATGGACAACTCTCCAGAGGACGTAAAAGCGGCAGCGGACGTGGTGACCCTGTCGAACAACGAAGACGGCGTCCGGCTGGCGTTGGAAAAATGGGTCTTGCAGCAAGACCCGGTGTGACGACTCTCTGGCAAAATTCTACAGGATGGCCTTGTCGCGTGTTGGATACCTTAAGAGTTGAATCTTCAAACAGAAGGGTTCTACCATGCGGCGCATACAGCATTCCTTACTGTTCAAGGTACTGATAGGTTATCTGGCCCTTACGTCTGTTTTCGTTGAACTGGCAGAGGCGACAACACTTGATGCTCCCAATCTGACGTTTGCTGTCATGAGTGACATTCACATCCACGTACACAACACGGACGTCCACCGCCGCTTAACGAAGGCACTAGAAGATTACAGACGCATCAATCCAAACATGCGTCTGATCGTCATCAACGGTGATCTGACGAACGGCTTTCCGTCTCATTACCGCGTTTTAGAGCGGCTGCTAGACAGCGTCCCCCACCCTTCCATCCATTTTACTCCTGGAAACCACGACTTTTATAAAATGCTATACAACCGACAGGGGAAGCTGGATTTCGATCACCTCCCTAACGGGTGGTCCAGCGAGGAGGCGATGCGCCTGTTTCAAAAGTTTACCGGGTACGACCGGCCGTACCACGATGTGTGGGTGGACGGGTATCACTTCGTCTTTCTCGCCAGTGAGAAATCCCGGGATGCCGACCGTTCTATCGGCAAGAACGGTTACCTCAGTGACACCCAACTGAATTGGCTGGAGGAAAAATTGAAGGAAAGGCCTTTGGGAGCGCACAACCCGACATTTGTTTTTTCCCACCACCCGCTCCCGAATACGGTAGAGGGTTCGGAAGGGGAAGCTCAAATCGTTCAGCACCGCGCTTTACGGCGCATCCTCGACCGGCATCCTGAAGTGATTTTTTTCTCCGGCCACACCCACTACAGCCTGCGTAAAACGGATCAAGTCTACGCTGACCGTTTCCTCATGTTGGGAAGTTCCTCTATTATGCGCCACGAAGAAAGTTTGTACATTGAAGTGTACGACGACCATGTCGACATTCACAGTCGCGATCACGGCAAGGGGGAGTGGATACGGGACAAGTTTGTTCGCCGTGACTTGCACGCCGACTGAGTACGAAAAAGGATCGGCACCGAGACTGGACACTGTCTCATGTATTGTGTGCAACGGTAAATTTCCGACGCTCTCACGTTAAACAAGATTCTTGCAAATGGTAGTTGAATGGTATACACTGATGGCAGCTATCTTATTTTACAAGATAGCTGCCATTAAGCAGAAGTATCTTGTAAAACAACATAGTCAAAGCACAAGAGGTGGGAGCATGTCAGCTCGCAGTCAGCTGTTGAAGGGCATTTTGGAAGGGTGCATTTTAGCGATTATCGGGCAGCAAGAGGTGTACGGTTACGAACTGAGTGTGAAATTGGCGGAAAACGGATTTACCTTTGTGAGCGAGGGAAGCATTTACCCTGTTTTATTGCGCTTGCAAAGGGAGAAGTTGATCGAGGGGACAATGCGCGATTCGCCGAGCGGTCCGCAGCGGAAGTACTACCGTTTGACACCGAAGGGGTGGAAGGCGCTAGCTGAGTTTATGGAGAATTGGCTTGAAATGAAGGCGTCAGTTGATCAAATTCTGGGGAAATTGGAGGAATAAGCGATGACGGAAAAAGAAATGGTTGCTCTTAACAATGAGAGGCGACAGCAGCTGACGAAAGAAAACAAGGCTTACTACGAAGACATGTTAGTCTATTTGCGTACGAGCCGTATCCCGGCGATCAAAACGGAAGAACTGTTGCTGGAGATGCTGGACCATCTGTTGGCGGCACAAAAAGAGGGAAAAAGGGCGGAAGACGTGTTCGGTCCGGACCCAAAAGCCTATTGTGAGGAAATTGTCGAGACGTTGGGTCGGCGGCCGTTCAGTTTGAAACGGTACGTGTTTATGTTCAGCACGATGCTGTACGTTGTCTTTTTTATCCACGCCATGCTGGATGGAGTGGTCATGCCGCTACTGAACGTCTTTTTCGAGGTTCCCCACGTTCGCCAAGGTCTTTCGGTGGAATTTTTGGCATTGCCGTTTATTGCCGCATTTGTAGTGGAAGCGGTGTTCTACTTGATGAGGAAGTCGACATTCGAAACATTTGGCAAAAAATTACTCCGCAGCTATGTTCCCGTCTTACTGATCTTATACGTGTTACCCTTAGTCGGCTTTTTATTCATTTTGTTCAACTTCAGGGATGACCTCCCGGTACTTCCTATTACGCCGTGGATGAGCTTGTTGATCGGGGCCGCTTGGTACATCGTTCACAAACGGTTGTTTCGGAATGCCGACATCGCTTGAGTGAACCGAAAACAGCTCACATGATAACAGAGCGTGCGTCAGGTAGCAGGAGGAGGATGTCTTAAGACAATTCCCCTCCCCCGCTACGTTACACGGCCTTCTTGTATCGCAAGGAACAGCTTACTTTCTTTCCGCCAGGACAGCAATCAAGCGGTGGTTGATTGCTTCTTCAGTGTAGTCTTTGAACAGCTGTTCGGAGACGACGAGGTCGTACAGCCGTTCCATCGGTTCGCGCTTGTCAGCGTTCTTTTGTTTCTGGCCCTTGAGTGCTTCCCACGTCTTGGCGACAAACTCCTGCGGCTGAATGGACTGTTTGTTGAAGAAGGATTTCAACTTTTCCACATCATCTAAGAAACGCTCGCCGAAGCGTTTTTCCGCGTTGTCGGAGAGGAGGGCGATCTCCGCCTCGTACATCGGGCGCTTTGTCGCTTTTTCTTTCCCAATCCACGGTGTTTCCAAAATGACCGGTTTGCCTTTTGCTACGTCGTGGTGCACAATGTTGTAAATCGTCTCGAAACCGATGAGTCCGGACCCAACCGGGGCGTGGCGGTCTTTCCTCGCGCCGCGGAAGTTTTTGCTGTCGTTGATGTGCAGCACTGCCAGACGGTCCAACCCGATGATCCGGTCGAATTCTTCCATGACGCCGTCGAAGTCGTTCACGATGTCATAACCGGCGTCGTGGGCGTGGCACGTATCAAAACAGACAGTTAACTTGTCGTTGTGATCGACCTTGTCGATAATCCGGGCGAGCTCGTCAAAACTGCGTCCCACTTCCGATCCTTTTCCCGCCATCGTCTCCAGCGCGATGTTCACCTTTTGGTCAGCGGACAACACCTCGTTCAATCCTTCGGCAATGCGCTTCACCCCGTACTCCGGATCTTTGTCCGTATACGAGCCGGGATGGAGCACGATGTTGTCGACCCCGATGTATTCGGTGCGGTCGATTTCACTTTTCAAAAAGTCCACTGCCAATTTGAATGTACTCTTCTTGTAAGAGCCGAGGTTGATGATGTACGGCGCGTGGACGACAATGTCGTCGATGCCGTTTTCTTTCATCAACTGAAGCCCTTCCTTGACGTACTGTTCTTCCATCGGCTTGCGTTTCGTGTTCTGCGGCGCTCCGGTGTATATCATAAACGATGTCGATCCGTAGCTGATCGCTTCTTGCGCGGCGTTGAGCAACCCTTTCTTGGAAAAAGACACGTGTGATCCGATTTTTAACATGCTATCCACTCCTGCAACTTGTCTCACTCCATTGTAACAGAAAATGACGGGAAACGGGCAGATCATGACTTCAGCATCATTGTGCCGGATAACGGGACGGGGAAAACCGATACAGGCGTAAAGATTCTCGCTGCAGACAGTGTTACAATAGAAGGAGTTCATGAAAGAGAACAAATGGGAGGCGATGCCGCAGCTGCCCATGAGGATGTGACGTGAACGCGTTTGTGGACATGCGGCACACCATGAGTGTGGCGATGTTCAGTCGGACTGGGATCGGACCGACATTTCAGCTGAAAAATCGAAGTGTATCAGGTAACAGTGACGATAAGTCGTTGGATCAGTATCGAGGAAGAGCGGACGTCATTGGAAGATGAGCTGCCAAAACGTAGAGCAGGTGGCGAAAATGAGGAGTGGGAAATTGATGAAAGCCGTGCTGTTTGATTTTGACGGGACCATTGCGGATACACTGCCCCTTATTTTCCATGCCTTTCGCAAAGTGTTTTCCAAGTACACAGGTCGAACGCACAGCGACAGGGAAATCTTACAGATGTTTGGACCCCCTGAAAAGGAGATAATTGAGAGGCACATTCCACCGAAACAGAGGAAACAGGCTTTTCGAGACTTTCTACAGCTCTATGACGACAAGCATCGGGAGATGGTGGAGCACAACCCGGACATTGAGAAGGTTGTCCGACTGATAAAAGAAAAAGGGCTATCACTTGGCATCGTCACGGGAAAGGGACGGGACAGTGCGAACATTTCGCTTCGACATTTAGGATTGGCACGATTTTTCGACGTCACGATCACCGGAGACGACGTGGTGAGGCCGAAGCCGGACCCGGAAGGCCTCTTAATGGCGATCCATCGTTTAGATGTTCGACCGACTGACGCAGTGTACGTTGGAGACAGCAACGGGGACATTCTTGCGGGGAGGCGGGCCGGGACCGGGACGATCGGGGCCAACTGGATGTCGGTTTCACAGAGCGACGGTTTTTCGGTGCAACCGGATCACATTTTTAAAGACATCCAGTCTTTTTCCAAGTGGATGCAGTCGGTCCTGTAGAGGAGAAGGAGAGATGATCAAGAAATGAAATCTTCAACAGTATACACCCAAATCATTTTCGCAAAGGTATTGCCGCATCACTGCTGCAATTTGTTGAAAGGGCAGAAGACGGCGTCGACACGATCACCGTGGCCACGGGTACGAAAAATAAGCCGGCAATACATTTGTACAGACGATTCGGATTCAGGGAAACGGAGAACAGAGAATTGACCCCTGGAATCTCCATGACGTTTTTTGAAAAGACATGTTAAGAAACAATTTCTCGTCGGGCAAAGGGGGGAAATTTGAATTGGGGCTTAGGCCCCTTTTTTTATGAGCTCAATCGTCCGATAAAAAAATGGGATGAAACAGGAGGATGCGAGCAATGACAGTTGAAAAATCGAAACTTTATGTAGACGTTGCCTCCCTGTCCACTTTTCATGACTGCCCTTACCGATATGAGCAGGAGCAAATCTATCGGAACAGAGAGATGTCGGACGAAGAGCTGTTGCAATTGATAGGTGGGGAACACGATACACATCGAAAACTGTTGTGGCAAAAAGAGTGGGAGAGGCGCCGCAATGAGCGTCACCCGAAAGCCGATCCACTGGTTTCACGGGATGCTGAAGCGTCCCGGGTCAAGGGCTTACTGTTTGTGACTTCGTTCGCACTCAGTTTTTCATTAGTACTTTTCTACTTGCTGACAGGTGGCCCGGCTTGGCTCGCGATCACCGCCACGTTTTGTCTCGTATCTGCCACCGTTTTTGGCCTCACGCACGTTTAGTGGCAACGTCGCCAGCGGAATGTCGTCCTTTA includes the following:
- a CDS encoding ectoine synthase, whose translation is MIVKSLDDIVGTENETSDKNWTSRRFLLKKDNMGFTLNDTIIYAGTETFIWYKHHLEAVYCIEGEGEVETLKDGKVYPIKAGTMYALDGNEKHYLRAKTDMRMVCVFNPPLTGQEVHNEEGYYPLETE
- a CDS encoding deoxyribonuclease IV — protein: MLKIGSHVSFSKKGLLNAAQEAISYGSTSFMIYTGAPQNTKRKPMEEQYVKEGLQLMKENGIDDIVVHAPYIINLGSYKKSTFKLAVDFLKSEIDRTEYIGVDNIVLHPGSYTDKDPEYGVKRIAEGLNEVLSADQKVNIALETMAGKGSEVGRSFDELARIIDKVDHNDKLTVCFDTCHAHDAGYDIVNDFDGVMEEFDRIIGLDRLAVLHINDSKNFRGARKDRHAPVGSGLIGFETIYNIVHHDVAKGKPVILETPWIGKEKATKRPMYEAEIALLSDNAEKRFGERFLDDVEKLKSFFNKQSIQPQEFVAKTWEALKGQKQKNADKREPMERLYDLVVSEQLFKDYTEEAINHRLIAVLAERK
- a CDS encoding HAD family hydrolase, whose translation is MKAVLFDFDGTIADTLPLIFHAFRKVFSKYTGRTHSDREILQMFGPPEKEIIERHIPPKQRKQAFRDFLQLYDDKHREMVEHNPDIEKVVRLIKEKGLSLGIVTGKGRDSANISLRHLGLARFFDVTITGDDVVRPKPDPEGLLMAIHRLDVRPTDAVYVGDSNGDILAGRRAGTGTIGANWMSVSQSDGFSVQPDHIFKDIQSFSKWMQSVL
- the ectA gene encoding diaminobutyrate acetyltransferase, whose protein sequence is MVIRNTKWGGENINSEKSATATIEKQTRGDYSFRKPVKDDGADVWTLIKNSSVLDLNSPYSYLMWCEYFADTSVVIEQRGHIVGFVSGFIQPAAPDTLFIWQVAVDEAERGKGLGTRMLLNLLGRSSCEHVHFLEATVSPSNIPSQNLFQGLAKKLNTVCEVRECFSTEDFPENGHEDELIYRVGPFFT
- a CDS encoding metallophosphoesterase family protein — protein: MRRIQHSLLFKVLIGYLALTSVFVELAEATTLDAPNLTFAVMSDIHIHVHNTDVHRRLTKALEDYRRINPNMRLIVINGDLTNGFPSHYRVLERLLDSVPHPSIHFTPGNHDFYKMLYNRQGKLDFDHLPNGWSSEEAMRLFQKFTGYDRPYHDVWVDGYHFVFLASEKSRDADRSIGKNGYLSDTQLNWLEEKLKERPLGAHNPTFVFSHHPLPNTVEGSEGEAQIVQHRALRRILDRHPEVIFFSGHTHYSLRKTDQVYADRFLMLGSSSIMRHEESLYIEVYDDHVDIHSRDHGKGEWIRDKFVRRDLHAD
- a CDS encoding GNAT family N-acetyltransferase; translation: MHPNHFRKGIAASLLQFVERAEDGVDTITVATGTKNKPAIHLYRRFGFRETENRELTPGISMTFFEKTC
- a CDS encoding DUF1129 family protein; the protein is MTEKEMVALNNERRQQLTKENKAYYEDMLVYLRTSRIPAIKTEELLLEMLDHLLAAQKEGKRAEDVFGPDPKAYCEEIVETLGRRPFSLKRYVFMFSTMLYVVFFIHAMLDGVVMPLLNVFFEVPHVRQGLSVEFLALPFIAAFVVEAVFYLMRKSTFETFGKKLLRSYVPVLLILYVLPLVGFLFILFNFRDDLPVLPITPWMSLLIGAAWYIVHKRLFRNADIA
- a CDS encoding Cof-type HAD-IIB family hydrolase is translated as MTYQLIALDLDGTLLTDEKDITLPTLNLLVQLQQEGKYIAICTGRSALSVQPLLEHESFATHLITDNGGTVKELTTDQTLYTNTIPRSFLAAMREVMQEYNVHCDVTTASGVYVETLTEKMAEQYNRYLIKPMAIGDLRQTPEDPLKFTISGEAAVLDKMVPVLKSQYGEELNIVRSGEYFIDIVKEGTTKGKALAMLANHLNVKPKGVVAIGNYYNDLDMLQYAGLGIAMDNSPEDVKAAADVVTLSNNEDGVRLALEKWVLQQDPV
- a CDS encoding PadR family transcriptional regulator, yielding MSARSQLLKGILEGCILAIIGQQEVYGYELSVKLAENGFTFVSEGSIYPVLLRLQREKLIEGTMRDSPSGPQRKYYRLTPKGWKALAEFMENWLEMKASVDQILGKLEE
- the ectB gene encoding diaminobutyrate--2-oxoglutarate transaminase; protein product: MKVFDELESAVRSYSRNWPTVFEKSKGYKLWDEDGNEYIDFFSGAGALNYGHNHDKMQEKIIDYIQQNGITHSLDMGTTARKTFLQRFHDVILKPRNLDYKVMFPGPTGTNAVESALKIARKVTGRETVISFTNAFHGMTIGSLSVTGNAFKRHGAGIPLHHSVSMPFDGYMEGHDSISYLEMFLEDKGSGVALPAAIILETVQGEGGVNTASFEWLKKVEEICRRWGILLIVDDVQAGCGRTGTFFSFEPAGLQPDVVCLSKSIGGIGLPMALTLIKPEYDQWGPGEHNGTFRGNNLAFVAATEALSFWKDDSFSISVREKGEKVRATLEVLVEKYPELQGEARGRGLMQGIACGPEGLASQICRDAFESGLIIETSGPEDEVVKLLPPLTIDEEGLTLGLNILEKSIQHVLHH